Proteins found in one Quercus robur chromosome 2, dhQueRobu3.1, whole genome shotgun sequence genomic segment:
- the LOC126714329 gene encoding NAC domain-containing protein 54-like: MAPVSLPPGFRFHPTDEELVAYYLKRKINGRKIDLEIIPEVDLYKCEPWDLPGKSLLPSKDLEWYFFSPRDRKYPNGSRTNRATKAGYWKATGKDRKVNSQTRAVGMKKTLVYYRGRAPHGARTDWVMHEYRLDERECEIPSGLQDAYALCRVFKKSATGPKIGEHYAIPSTSYQLTSDHSSSIELYSEGRCEDLESTDYRMPYDNSCSPNMVAGSSHDISGTRDGKWMQFLSEDAFNFTPPTFSNYGTVSYPPSKVDITLECARLQHRFSLPSLEMEDFPQVGFTDFKVSQLTPICESASETDILQEILSVAQASQELTNQNNFPGTWGGNYAPDDDFSFMVGRDTYNQVNDVSAERYIDKPWEDPNARSIQIGGLDEDFKTERMTENLRWVGMSDKELEKSFIEEHKVVPIEDISNFPRREEHEFQGESGHDKSCKEFNDSEMNNFQLGFIDEPNENFLDDGNLEDYSSSPSFEVIEEVKVNHGMFISTRQVAETFFHQIVPSQTVKVHLNPVLVSSFSIEKEDSQITAENRASFLRKFKAFARGKFVAFTKAVNPCAIMCVVTLLLVHMYLGEHMEEEKLMDGFSSTGSVKEEGCSNNGKSKKIPGRIKCNDKRGQVSVVTNTEGGNSFSAFFKRIEIFLTVSLALFTMWANHIIPRD, translated from the exons ATGGCTCCTGTTTCATTGCCTCCTGGTTTCCGCTTCCACCCTACCGATGAGGAACTCGTCGCTTACTATCTCAAAAGAAAGATCAATGGCCGTAAGATTGATTTGGAGATCATCCCTGAGGTTGATCTATACAAGTGTGAACCTTGGGACTTACCAG GAAAATCATTATTGCCTAGCAAAGACCTGGAGTGGTATTTCTTTAGTCCAAGGGATCGGAAGTACCCGAATGGATCAAGGACTAATCGTGCAACTAAAGCTGGATATTGGAAGGCCACCGGGAAGGATCGAAAAGTGAACTCTCAGACGCGAGCCGTGGGTATGAAGAAAACCCTAGTTTACTATCGAGGGAGAGCACCTCACGGTGCTCGAACAGATTGGGTTATGCATGAATATCGTCTAGACGAGAGAGAATGTGAAATTCCTTCAGGCTTGCAG GATGCATATGCGCTTTGTCGTGTGTTCAAAAAGAGTGCAACTGGTCCAAAAATAGGAGAGCATTATGCTATCCCTTCTACCAGTTATCAACTAACTAGTGACCATTCATCTAGCATTGAACTGTATTCCGAAGGAAGATGTGAAGACTTGGAGAGCACGGATTATCGAATGCCATATGATAATTCATGCTCGCCCAACATGGTAGCTGGATCATCACATGATATCAGTGGAACTAGAGATGGGAAATGGATGCAGTTCTTATCAGAAGATGCATTTAATTTCACACCTCCAACATTTTCAAATTATGGAACCGTTTCATACCCTCCATCTAAg GTAGATATAACATTAGAGTGTGCAAGGTTGCAGCATCGGTTCTCACTTCCTTCATTGGAGATGGAGGACTTCCCTCAAGTTGGATTCACTGACTTTAAAGTGTCACAATTAACACCCATATGCGAAAGTGCAAGTGAAACTGATATTTTGCAGGAAATTCTTTCAGTTGCTCAAGCTTCTCAGGAACTGACAAATCAAAATAACTTTCCGGGGACATGGGGTGGAAATTATGCCCCGGATGATGATTTTTCCTTTATGGTTGGCAGAGATACTTACAATCAAGTTAATGATGTGAGTGCTGAGAGGTATATAGACAAACCCTGGGAAGATCCAAATGCAAGGTCAATACAGATTGGAGGTCTAGATGAAGATTTTAAGACAGAAAGGATGACAGAGAACTTAAGATGGGTGGGAATGTCAGACAAAGAACTAGAGAAG AGTTTTATTGAAGAACACAAGGTCGTTCCAATAGAAGATATTTCAAACTTTCCAAGAAGAGAAGAGCATGAGTTTCAAG GAGAAAGTGGGCATGACAAAAGCTGTAAGGAATTCAATGATTCAGAGATGAATAACTTCCAACTTGGATTCATCGATGAGCCAAATGAGAACTTTCTTGATGATGGAAACTTGGAAGATTATTCAAGCTCTCCGAGCTTCGAGGTCATCGAGGAAGTTAAAGTTAATCATGGAATGTTCATTTCAACTCGCCAGGTAGCCGAGACATTCTTTCACCAAATAGTGCCTTCACAGACAGTTAAGGTCCACCTAAACCCCGTGCTGGTGAGTAGCTTCTCAATAGAGAAAGAAGATTCACAAATTACAGCTGAGAATAGAGCTTCCTTCCTTAGAAAGTTCAAGGCATTCGCAAGAGGGAAGTTTGTGGCATTCACCAAAGCAGTGAATCCATGTGCAATCATGTGTGTGGTCACACTTCTTTTGGTGCACATGTATCTTGGGGAGCATATGGAAGAAGAGAAATTGATGGATGGCTTTAGCTCAACTGGCAGTGTGAAAGAAGAAGGTTGCTCTAACAATGGGAAAAGCAAGAAAATACCAGGCAGAATCAAGTGCAATGACAAGAGGGGACAGGTTTCAGTGGTGACTAACACAGAAGGGGGGAATAGCTTTAGTGCTTTTTTCAAGAGAATAGAGATTTTCCTCACCGTTTCTTTGGCTCTTTTTACCATGTGGGCTAACCACATTATACCTAGGGATTga